Proteins from a genomic interval of Salvelinus alpinus chromosome 7, SLU_Salpinus.1, whole genome shotgun sequence:
- the LOC139580553 gene encoding zinc finger CCCH domain-containing protein 6 isoform X1, whose amino-acid sequence MASVSLVSSPPTPVVVLDKNMTDSELAEEEREDGELEDGEIDDEGIGIEEESKEEVKEVNEEKEEKVKENEKEKEKDIEKEDKTHRHSRKRYKKTREKRRSKRRRRDSRKHHSPSSSSSSDSYESSLERPERDRPKNKKNQDRSHRGGDYDGQSAQHGCDPSSGGHGNSQRSERSAGRHRSGSGDYDKYSDYSEDKYDYEGEGGDYDEEEMWQGKDSISPSQGLGRGRGSKDQMKRGGMKGMQKQQQQQFSGQRGRGRGGGVGGRGRGNMLNKNNKKQMQQMKGNKNWGRGRGRGGGAEQAGEGMKQEGGGKGPPGGFQKKRPIMTKEFINQHTVEHNGRYICKYFLEGRCIKGDQCKFEHELVTPDKKKELCKFYLQGYCSKGDNCIYMHSEYPCKFFHTGAKCYQGDNCKFSHDPLNDVTKDLLDKIINTEEEIAHEDEMELEDLRKQGIAPLPKPPPGVGLLPTPGPGGPGSGGPNPGPGPSSPQEAGSSGGNSGGKKIPSLFEIVVKPTVDLAQKIAQSGSNFNCQSGGQFQGDEFGGGGPDDNMQQSGPNGPPPVLPPGSPPGSMGGPSPPYPSHTGPPMQQQQNPPGQHPQHQPPHGFPMPPPPGPPPPFLGHRPNMNLNPNMNMNLQRPPPPFPPFPDPMQMLQNMNVPFQTMGAVGQNPAEFFNNFFRNQAQAMGQGDMGMPFSQNTSQQQGSPDSQMLSQMQGLPPAVQKALLLHLQQQQGSEPQGFEEQGGKTPKDDSTNWYSSDDEDGNCVTAILKSLKKQNEKLQQGPQSIKHPSVPQLAPGDPRLQKERAPPSDPRMKAADPRQRPPDNMRKEPDSSGGPRQARDPRKVRPLEPPNSFKPELHHHRQHHHNKAPAREEDEDGERELRERAALIPLDSCPGVMLRDPRCQLQQFSHIRVDVVLQRPAYASTVVWSAEDLIPSLVPKQEHSINLPLPPLIADAQMNRTNNRTRTLSPDHSTITTSTTPPHMDPRLVAARLKEGVLGVGVGLGRLPSRTLEPRGSTERLLDPRQHKALGVDPRIGRSGSVDTKLPILRETERGGGAGGDPRLQRSSASGTSSSKTTTLTFSAPAPAPSKSEAEKPEKLCPYAPGRLSSSGGGLESPTTSTLLGGISLYDPRNQAPQLGQRDETEPQRKTGILKLPAKRENTNTKTPPSSSLSPTQRSGGSVSTQDVKGGTETAMDGSGSKSRPPPTLSSAPTVTTSGSEPPSSPVKSSAPAVHHLPIQALAGLIRPPYTDPRQVKQVEKETKQQEEKELEKGEEEEKMEEAKEKEETEDDRPLKDVFKTFDPTASPFSQ is encoded by the exons ATGGCTTCTGTGAGCCTGGTCTCCAGTCCCCCAACCCCCGTTGTTGTTCTTGACAAAAACATGACAGACTCTGAGCTTGCAGAGGAGGAAAG AGAGGATGGTGAATTGGAAGATGGAGAAATAGATGATGAAGGGATTGGGATTGAAGAGGAGAGCAAAGAAGAAGTCAAAGAAGTGAATGAAGAAAAGGAAGAGAAAGTAAAGGaaaatgagaaagaaaaggaaaaagaCATAGAGAAAGAAGACAAGACACACAGGCACTCCAGAAAAAGATACAAAAAaacaagagagaagaggaggtcaAAGAGAAGGAGACGCGACAGTCGGAAA catCACTCCCCCTCCAGTAGCTCCAGTTCTGACAGCTATGAGTCCTCCCTGGagaggccagagagagacaggcccaAGAACAAGAAGAACCAAGACAGGTCACACCGTGGTGGTGACTATGATGGCCAGTCAGCTCAG CATGGGTGTGATCCATCAAGTGGTGGCCATGGCAACTCACAGAGGTCAGAGAGGTCAGCAGGTCGACACAGGAGTGGTAGTGGTGACTATGACAAGTACAGCGACTACAGCGAAGACAAGTATGACtatgagggagaggggggtgattATGATGAGGAGGAGATGTGGCAGGGGAAAGACTCTATATCTCCTAGCCAAGGCCTGGGCAGGGGACGCGGTTCCAAGGACCAGATGAAGAGAGGTGGCATGAAGGGCATGCagaaacaacaacagcagcagt TTAGTGGTCAGCGGGGGCGGGGCAGAGGAGGTGGAGTGGGAGGAAGGGGGCGGGGCAACATGCTCAACAAGAACAACAAGAAGCAGATGCAGCAGATGAAGGGCAACAAGAACTGGGGGCGTGGCCGGGGGCGAGGCGGGGGGGCCGAGCAGGCCGGAGAGGGGATGAAGCAG GAGGGTGGTGGGAAGGGCCCTCCTGGTGGTTTTCAGAAGAAGCGTCCCATTATGACCAAGGAGTTCATTAACCAACACACGGTGGAACACAACGGGAGATACATCTGTAAATACTTCCTGGAGGGACGATGTATCAAG GGGGACCAGTGTAAGTTTGAACATGAGCTGGTTACTCCAGACAAGAAGAAGGAGCTGTGTAAATTCTACCTCCAAGGATACTGCAGTAAAGGAGACAACTGCATCTACATGCACA GTGAATATCCCTGTAAGTTTTTTCATACTGGAGCCAAGTGTTATCAGGGAGACAACTGTAAATTCTCGCATGATCCTTTGAATGATGTGACCAAAGACCTGCTTGATAAG ATCATCAACACAGAGGAGGAGATCGCCCATGAAGATGAGATGGAGTTGGAGGACCTGAGGAAACAGGGGATTGCCCCCCTGCCTAAACCCCCTCCTGGGGTGGGGCTGCTGCCCACACCGGGTCCTGGTGGTCCTGGGTCTGGAGGTCCTAACCCTGGTCCTGGACCCTCCAGCCCACAGGAGGCGGGAAGCAGTGGGGGGAACTCCGGGGGAAAGAAGATCCCCTCTCTGTTTGAGATTGTGGTGAAACCTACAGTGGACCTGGCTCAGAAGATTGCTCAAAG TGGATCCAACTTCAACTGTCAGTCTGGAGGCCAGTTTCAGGGTGATGAGTTTGGTGGAGGGGGTCCCGATGACAACATGCAGCAGAGTGGACCCAATGGCCcaccccctgtcctccctccggGGTCTCCCCCTGGCTCCATGGGgggtccctctcctccctatccatCCCACACTGGGCCACCAATGCAGCAACAGCAGAACCCCCCTGGACAGCACCCCCAACACCAACCACCCCATgggttccccatgccaccacctccag GTCCGCCACCACCCTTCCTGGGTCACCGACCCAATATGAACTTGAACCCCAATATGAACATGAACCTCCAGAGGCCCCCTCCACCGTTCCCTCCATTCCCAGACCCCATGCAGATGCTTCAGAACATGAACGTGCCGTTCCAAACCATGGGAGCCGTGGGCCAAAACCCTGCAGAGTTCTTTAACAACTTCTTCAGGAACCAGGCTCAGGCCATGGGCCAAGGAG ACATGGGTATGCCTTTCAGTCAGAACACCTCCCAACAGCAGGGGAGCCCTGACTCCCAAATGCTGTCCCAGATGCAGGGCCTACCCCCTGCAGTACAGAAGGCCCTGCTCCTACACCTACAGCAGCAGCAAGGCAGTGAGCCACAAGGTTTTGAGGAACAAGGTGGCAAGACCCCTAAAG ATGACTCTACTAACTGGTACTCCAGTGATGACGAGGATGGGAACTGTGTCACGGCCATTCTTAAGTCTCTGAAGAAACAGAATGAGAAGCTCCAGCAGGGGCCACAGTCCATCAAACACCCCTCTGTTCCCCAGTTGGCCCCTGGAGACCCCAGGCTCCAGAAGGAGCGGGCCCCACCCAGCGACCCCCGTATGAAGGCAGCAGACCCCcgccagagaccaccagacaacaTGAGGAAAGAGCCCGACTCCAGCGGGGGCCCCAGACAGGCCAGGGACCCCAGGAAG GTGAGGCCCCTGGAGCCACCCAACTCCTTCAAACCAGAGCTCCACCACCATCGCCAGCACCACCACAATAAGGCTCCAgccagagaggaggatgaggatggagagagggagctaAGAGAGCGGGCTGCTCTCATCCCGTTGGATTCCTGCCCAG GGGTGATGCTCCGCGACCCACGCTGCCAGCTGCAGCAGTTCAGCCACATCCGTGTAGACGTTGTGTTACAGCGCCCGGCCTACGCCTCAACCGTGGTCTGGTCGGCTGAGGATCTCATCCCCTCACTCGTGCCCAAACAGGAGCACTCCATCAATCTACCTCTACCGCCCCTCATCGCTGACGCACAGATGAACCGAACCAACAATAGGACCAGGACTTTATCCCCTGACCACTCCACCATAaccacctccaccacccctccacacATGGACCCTCGCCTGGTCGCTGCCCGTCTGAAGGAGGGTGTGCTGGGTGTGGGGGTTGGACTAGGCAGGCTCCCCTCCAGGACACTGGAGCCCAGGGGGTCAACAGAGAGGTTGTTGGATCCCAGGCAACACAAGGCCCTGGGTGTGGACCCTCGGATAGGTCGGTCAGGTAGTGTGGACACTAAGCTCCCTATCctgagggagacggagagaggaggtggtgctGGAGGAGACCCCAGGTTGCAGAGGAGCAGTGCTAGTGGAACCTCTTCCTCCAAAACCACTACGTTAACATTTTCAGCCCCGGCGCCAGCTCCATCTAAATCTGAGGCTGAGAAGCCAGAGAAGCTGTGTCCGTACGCCCCAGGGCGTCTGTCCTCCTCCGGTGGTGGGTTAGAGAGCCCCACCACCTCCACCCTGCTAGGGGGCATCAGCCTTTATGACCCCAGAAACCAGGCACCGCAACTGGGCCAGCGGGACGAGACAGAGCCCCAGAGGAAGACTGGGATCCTCAAACTACCAGCCAAGAGAGAAAACACTAACACTAAAACTCCACCATCATCCTCGCTCTCGCCAACCCAGCGATCTGGAGGGTCTGTATCCACACAGGATGTCAAGGGCGGTACCGAGACCGCCATGGATGGGTCTGGGTCCAAAAGTCGTCCacctcctaccctctcctctgctcctacAGTGACAACGTCAGGGTCGGAGCCTCCCAGCTCCCCAGTCAAATCCTCCGCCCCCGCGGTCCACCACCTACCCATCCAGGCCCTGGCAGGCCTGATCAGGCCCCCCTACACAGACCCCAGACAGGTCAAACAGGTAGAGAAGGAGACCAAGCAGCAGGAGGAGAAGGAGCtggagaagggagaagaggaggagaagatggaggaagcaaaggagaaggaggagacagAAGACGATAGGCCGCTGAAAGACGTATTCAAGACCTTCGACCCCACTGCCTCCCCTTTCAGTCAATAA
- the LOC139580553 gene encoding zinc finger CCCH domain-containing protein 6 isoform X2: MWQGKDSISPSQGLGRGRGSKDQMKRGGMKGMQKQQQQQFSGQRGRGRGGGVGGRGRGNMLNKNNKKQMQQMKGNKNWGRGRGRGGGAEQAGEGMKQEGGGKGPPGGFQKKRPIMTKEFINQHTVEHNGRYICKYFLEGRCIKGDQCKFEHELVTPDKKKELCKFYLQGYCSKGDNCIYMHSEYPCKFFHTGAKCYQGDNCKFSHDPLNDVTKDLLDKIINTEEEIAHEDEMELEDLRKQGIAPLPKPPPGVGLLPTPGPGGPGSGGPNPGPGPSSPQEAGSSGGNSGGKKIPSLFEIVVKPTVDLAQKIAQSGSNFNCQSGGQFQGDEFGGGGPDDNMQQSGPNGPPPVLPPGSPPGSMGGPSPPYPSHTGPPMQQQQNPPGQHPQHQPPHGFPMPPPPGPPPPFLGHRPNMNLNPNMNMNLQRPPPPFPPFPDPMQMLQNMNVPFQTMGAVGQNPAEFFNNFFRNQAQAMGQGDMGMPFSQNTSQQQGSPDSQMLSQMQGLPPAVQKALLLHLQQQQGSEPQGFEEQGGKTPKDDSTNWYSSDDEDGNCVTAILKSLKKQNEKLQQGPQSIKHPSVPQLAPGDPRLQKERAPPSDPRMKAADPRQRPPDNMRKEPDSSGGPRQARDPRKVRPLEPPNSFKPELHHHRQHHHNKAPAREEDEDGERELRERAALIPLDSCPGVMLRDPRCQLQQFSHIRVDVVLQRPAYASTVVWSAEDLIPSLVPKQEHSINLPLPPLIADAQMNRTNNRTRTLSPDHSTITTSTTPPHMDPRLVAARLKEGVLGVGVGLGRLPSRTLEPRGSTERLLDPRQHKALGVDPRIGRSGSVDTKLPILRETERGGGAGGDPRLQRSSASGTSSSKTTTLTFSAPAPAPSKSEAEKPEKLCPYAPGRLSSSGGGLESPTTSTLLGGISLYDPRNQAPQLGQRDETEPQRKTGILKLPAKRENTNTKTPPSSSLSPTQRSGGSVSTQDVKGGTETAMDGSGSKSRPPPTLSSAPTVTTSGSEPPSSPVKSSAPAVHHLPIQALAGLIRPPYTDPRQVKQVEKETKQQEEKELEKGEEEEKMEEAKEKEETEDDRPLKDVFKTFDPTASPFSQ; the protein is encoded by the exons ATGTGGCAGGGGAAAGACTCTATATCTCCTAGCCAAGGCCTGGGCAGGGGACGCGGTTCCAAGGACCAGATGAAGAGAGGTGGCATGAAGGGCATGCagaaacaacaacagcagcagt TTAGTGGTCAGCGGGGGCGGGGCAGAGGAGGTGGAGTGGGAGGAAGGGGGCGGGGCAACATGCTCAACAAGAACAACAAGAAGCAGATGCAGCAGATGAAGGGCAACAAGAACTGGGGGCGTGGCCGGGGGCGAGGCGGGGGGGCCGAGCAGGCCGGAGAGGGGATGAAGCAG GAGGGTGGTGGGAAGGGCCCTCCTGGTGGTTTTCAGAAGAAGCGTCCCATTATGACCAAGGAGTTCATTAACCAACACACGGTGGAACACAACGGGAGATACATCTGTAAATACTTCCTGGAGGGACGATGTATCAAG GGGGACCAGTGTAAGTTTGAACATGAGCTGGTTACTCCAGACAAGAAGAAGGAGCTGTGTAAATTCTACCTCCAAGGATACTGCAGTAAAGGAGACAACTGCATCTACATGCACA GTGAATATCCCTGTAAGTTTTTTCATACTGGAGCCAAGTGTTATCAGGGAGACAACTGTAAATTCTCGCATGATCCTTTGAATGATGTGACCAAAGACCTGCTTGATAAG ATCATCAACACAGAGGAGGAGATCGCCCATGAAGATGAGATGGAGTTGGAGGACCTGAGGAAACAGGGGATTGCCCCCCTGCCTAAACCCCCTCCTGGGGTGGGGCTGCTGCCCACACCGGGTCCTGGTGGTCCTGGGTCTGGAGGTCCTAACCCTGGTCCTGGACCCTCCAGCCCACAGGAGGCGGGAAGCAGTGGGGGGAACTCCGGGGGAAAGAAGATCCCCTCTCTGTTTGAGATTGTGGTGAAACCTACAGTGGACCTGGCTCAGAAGATTGCTCAAAG TGGATCCAACTTCAACTGTCAGTCTGGAGGCCAGTTTCAGGGTGATGAGTTTGGTGGAGGGGGTCCCGATGACAACATGCAGCAGAGTGGACCCAATGGCCcaccccctgtcctccctccggGGTCTCCCCCTGGCTCCATGGGgggtccctctcctccctatccatCCCACACTGGGCCACCAATGCAGCAACAGCAGAACCCCCCTGGACAGCACCCCCAACACCAACCACCCCATgggttccccatgccaccacctccag GTCCGCCACCACCCTTCCTGGGTCACCGACCCAATATGAACTTGAACCCCAATATGAACATGAACCTCCAGAGGCCCCCTCCACCGTTCCCTCCATTCCCAGACCCCATGCAGATGCTTCAGAACATGAACGTGCCGTTCCAAACCATGGGAGCCGTGGGCCAAAACCCTGCAGAGTTCTTTAACAACTTCTTCAGGAACCAGGCTCAGGCCATGGGCCAAGGAG ACATGGGTATGCCTTTCAGTCAGAACACCTCCCAACAGCAGGGGAGCCCTGACTCCCAAATGCTGTCCCAGATGCAGGGCCTACCCCCTGCAGTACAGAAGGCCCTGCTCCTACACCTACAGCAGCAGCAAGGCAGTGAGCCACAAGGTTTTGAGGAACAAGGTGGCAAGACCCCTAAAG ATGACTCTACTAACTGGTACTCCAGTGATGACGAGGATGGGAACTGTGTCACGGCCATTCTTAAGTCTCTGAAGAAACAGAATGAGAAGCTCCAGCAGGGGCCACAGTCCATCAAACACCCCTCTGTTCCCCAGTTGGCCCCTGGAGACCCCAGGCTCCAGAAGGAGCGGGCCCCACCCAGCGACCCCCGTATGAAGGCAGCAGACCCCcgccagagaccaccagacaacaTGAGGAAAGAGCCCGACTCCAGCGGGGGCCCCAGACAGGCCAGGGACCCCAGGAAG GTGAGGCCCCTGGAGCCACCCAACTCCTTCAAACCAGAGCTCCACCACCATCGCCAGCACCACCACAATAAGGCTCCAgccagagaggaggatgaggatggagagagggagctaAGAGAGCGGGCTGCTCTCATCCCGTTGGATTCCTGCCCAG GGGTGATGCTCCGCGACCCACGCTGCCAGCTGCAGCAGTTCAGCCACATCCGTGTAGACGTTGTGTTACAGCGCCCGGCCTACGCCTCAACCGTGGTCTGGTCGGCTGAGGATCTCATCCCCTCACTCGTGCCCAAACAGGAGCACTCCATCAATCTACCTCTACCGCCCCTCATCGCTGACGCACAGATGAACCGAACCAACAATAGGACCAGGACTTTATCCCCTGACCACTCCACCATAaccacctccaccacccctccacacATGGACCCTCGCCTGGTCGCTGCCCGTCTGAAGGAGGGTGTGCTGGGTGTGGGGGTTGGACTAGGCAGGCTCCCCTCCAGGACACTGGAGCCCAGGGGGTCAACAGAGAGGTTGTTGGATCCCAGGCAACACAAGGCCCTGGGTGTGGACCCTCGGATAGGTCGGTCAGGTAGTGTGGACACTAAGCTCCCTATCctgagggagacggagagaggaggtggtgctGGAGGAGACCCCAGGTTGCAGAGGAGCAGTGCTAGTGGAACCTCTTCCTCCAAAACCACTACGTTAACATTTTCAGCCCCGGCGCCAGCTCCATCTAAATCTGAGGCTGAGAAGCCAGAGAAGCTGTGTCCGTACGCCCCAGGGCGTCTGTCCTCCTCCGGTGGTGGGTTAGAGAGCCCCACCACCTCCACCCTGCTAGGGGGCATCAGCCTTTATGACCCCAGAAACCAGGCACCGCAACTGGGCCAGCGGGACGAGACAGAGCCCCAGAGGAAGACTGGGATCCTCAAACTACCAGCCAAGAGAGAAAACACTAACACTAAAACTCCACCATCATCCTCGCTCTCGCCAACCCAGCGATCTGGAGGGTCTGTATCCACACAGGATGTCAAGGGCGGTACCGAGACCGCCATGGATGGGTCTGGGTCCAAAAGTCGTCCacctcctaccctctcctctgctcctacAGTGACAACGTCAGGGTCGGAGCCTCCCAGCTCCCCAGTCAAATCCTCCGCCCCCGCGGTCCACCACCTACCCATCCAGGCCCTGGCAGGCCTGATCAGGCCCCCCTACACAGACCCCAGACAGGTCAAACAGGTAGAGAAGGAGACCAAGCAGCAGGAGGAGAAGGAGCtggagaagggagaagaggaggagaagatggaggaagcaaaggagaaggaggagacagAAGACGATAGGCCGCTGAAAGACGTATTCAAGACCTTCGACCCCACTGCCTCCCCTTTCAGTCAATAA